The region TCACCGGCGGCGGCGGCATTGTTGTGCTCGAAGATCTAGAGCACGCCAAAGCGCGTGGCGCAAAAATCTATGCCGAAGTCACAGGCTTTGCAGCCACATCCGACGGCCACGACATGGTGGCCCCTTCTGGTGAGGGCGGCGAACGCGCCATGCGTCTTGCTCTGCAAACCCTGCCAGAGGGCCGCAAGGTCAGCTACATCAACGCCCATGGCACATCTACGCCCGTTGGCGACGTTGGCGAAGTCGAGGCTGTCCGCCGCGTCTTTGGCGAAGGCAACACGCCTCCGATCAGTTCAACCAAATCCATGACCGGTCACGGCCAGGGTGCGGCTGGCGCGATGGAAGCCATCTTTTGCCTGTTGATGCTTGAAAATGACTTCATCACCAGATCCATCAACGTTGATACGCTTGCAGAAGGCATCAACGAGGGTGAAATCGCCCGCGAACACGTCGAAAACGCCGGTCTTGATAGCGTGATGACCAACAGCTTTGGTTTTGGCGGCACCAACGGATCAATGATCCTGTCTAAATACAACGGCGAATGAGGGAGACCCACATGTCGGATCAACTAAAGGGCAAACGCGGCCTGATTATGGGCGTTGCCAACGAACGTTCCATCGCTTGGGGTATTGCCAAAGCCATGTCCGAAGCCGGTGCAGAGCTGGCGTTTTCTTACCAGGGCGACGCCTTTGGCAAGCGCCTGGCACCTCTGGCCGAACGGGTTGGCAGCGATCTGATGGTTGACGTTGATGTCACCGACGACGCCTCGCTGGACGCGGCGTTTGCAGCGCTGAAAGCGCGTTGGGACAGCATCGATTTTGTGGTGCACGCCATCGCCTTCTCCGACAAAAACGAGCTGACAGGCCGTTTCCTTGACACAAGCCGGGCAAATTTCAAAAACTCGCTCGATATCTCGGCCTATAGCTTTATCGAAGTGGCGCGCCGCGCCTATCCCATGATGAAAGACAATGGCGGCACCTTGCTGACATTGACCTATCAGGGCTCTAATCGCGTCACCCCCTATTATAATGTGATGGGGGTCGCCAAAGCCGCACTCGAGGCCACCACCCGCTATTTGGCCAATGATCTTGGTCCGGACGGCATCCGTGTGAACGCTATTTCACCCGGCCCCATGAAAACCCTGGCTGGGGCAGCCATCGGTGGCGCACGCAAGACCTATCGTCAAACCGAAACCAACGCCCCCCTGCGCTCAAACGCAACGCTCGAAGCCGTGGGCGGCACAGCCGTCTATCTGGCTTCGGACGCCGGGGCCTGTACCACAGGTGAGATTCTGCGGGTTGATGGCGGGTATCACGTGCTGGGCATGCCGCAGCCGGAAAACCTGTAAACCGACCCAACCGCAAACAAATAAGGGCCCTGCACCGCAGGGCCCTTCGCGTTTTCAGAGAGGTCAAAACGCGCTATAATTCTTAGGCAAACGCCGGTTCTGCCTGGGCGATCCGGGCCCCATTTGCAAAAACCTGACGCCACTTCATAATCTGAAACGACTTGCGCAGCCCCGTGGGCCAAAACGGGTCTTCCCGCACATAGCGCGCCACCTCGTCTTCATCCTCTGCGGTCAACACCCACAGATCGCCCCGCCCAATATCATCTGCATCCGTCAGCCCCCCAACCGCAGAAATGCGATCGGCGTTTTTTTCCAAATAGGCCAGATGCAGGGGAAGATAACTCAGACGCGTACAAAGATCAGTCTCTGGATTGTCTTCAAATAGAACCACATATTTCACGGTGCACCCTCCCTGTTCCGTCACGAAATTTTATAACACAGCAAAATAGCAGGTTGCCCCAGCAAATTAGCCAAGTTAATCTGCAAAAATGCAGGATCATGATTGGAACGACCTCAGATACCTCCTGGCGATACACCGCACCGGCTCTTTTACCGAGGCAGGCCGCAAGGCCGGTGTCAGCGAAACCACCGTTTCCCGACGCATCGCAGCCCTAGAACGCAAGCTTGATGTCAAGCTCATCCAAAAGGGCGGAGACAACGGCTATGAACTGTCAAATATCGGCCTGACAATCCTCGAACACGCCGAAATCATCGAACAGCAAAACACCGAGATCCAGGAACTTTCGGGCAGCGCTGGCCTGTCCACAAGCGGCACCGTGCGCGTCAGTGCCGTGCCTCTGGTCATCAATCGCATTCTAGTACCTGAATTAACGCGCATTCAAAGGCGTCATCCCAATATCACCATCGAACTGGTGCCCGAGACCCGAAATATCGATCTGACAAAACGCGAAGCAGATCTTGCGATCCGTTTGGCGCGTCCGGTAGCTGGCGGGCTGAAAACCACCGCGCGCAAGATCGGGCAATTGCACTATGCTATTTTTGGCCCGGAACAAACCACCAGCGACAAATCTGACACCTCAGCCTGGATCGGTTACGACGATTCCCAAGCCACCTTCCCTCAGGCCATCTGGCTAAATGCCGCCATCGCGCAAAGTCCCCAAGGGGCTTCTTCGCTGACCGTGCTGGATGCAACCACCGCCTTCGAAGCCGTCGCCGCCGGCATCGGCAAAACCATTTTGCCAAGACGCGTCGCCGCGATGGACCGTCGGCTGCGCGAACTGGTGCGCCCCAAAGGTCTGCCCCCCCTGCCCAAGCGTGACGTCTGGCTGCTCTCGCACAGCAGCCAATCAGCCAATGCCGCCATCAATGCGGTTAAAGAATGGTTAGCAGACATCAAATGGCAATAGGGCGCGACCCATGCCACGCCCTACTCGAATCGTACGTTTCAAGCTCTGAAACGTACAAATTGTACAATTAACGAAAGATGACCTAGGCGATCGCAACCAGCTCCAAAGCAAAGGTCAGATCCTTGCCCGCGAGCTCGTGGTTGGCGTCCAAAGTCACGGCTTCATCCGTGATATTCATCACCTTTACCGGGATAACTTGGCCATCCGGGCCCTGCATTTGCAGCATCAGACCCACTTCCAACGGGATTTCTGCTGGGATCTGTTCGCGTGGCACATCTTGGATCATTCCCTCGTGGGATGGGCCATATGCGTCGGCACAAGGGATGTTGACGGTTTTCTTTTCTCCAACCGTCATACCGGTCACACCATCGTCAAAGCCCTTGATAACTTGGCCAGATCCCAAAGTGAACGCCAATGGATCACGCCCTTCAGAGCTGTCAAAAACACTTCCGTCGCTCAATGTGCCAGTGTAGTGAATTTGAACGTTATCGCCAGACTTTGCAGCCGTCATGAATTTTCCAATCTTAGTTTTCGCCCTGATCGTCAAAGCGGTCGCTTGGCAACTTAGAGTTTGACGTTAGGAATGGCAAACCGATCAATTGACTTTACCCGATGCCTGCGCATTCTGGTCGCGTGGAGGACACCGATGTCGATTACAACCTGCATTTTTGACGCCTATGGAACGCTGTTTGATGTTTCCGCCGCCGCCCGCCAAGCCGCTGCAGAGCCAGAGCACGCTGCCTTTGCAACCCATTGGGACAAGGTTTCAGCCGACTGGCGCAACAAGCAGCTTCAGTACACCTGGCTGCGGGCCATCACCCACAATCACACGGATTTTTGGCAGGTGACACAAGAGGCTCTGGATTGGTCACTGCAAGCCTCTGGGCTTGAAAACGACACAGATTTGCGCCGCCGCCTGTTGCAGCTTTATTGGGAGTTATCCGCATATCCGGAAGTGCCGGAAATGCTAAAAACTCTTAAATCTCAAGGACTTAATACCGGAATTCTGTCCAATGGATCACCCGATATGTTGGATGGTGCCGTGAAAAGCGCGGGCCTTTCTACTTGGTTGGATGACGTTCTAAGCGTTGAATCCGTGGGCGTGTTTAAGCCCGACAGCCGGGTTTATGATTTGGTCCTCAAGCGTTTCAACTGTACTGCGGACGAGGTGCTGTTTGTGTCTTCCAATGGCTGGGATGTTGCTGGCGCATCTGGGTTTGGTTTCCAAACTGTCTGGGTTAATCGTGCCGCCGAACCGGTGGACTGCCTGCCCCATGGCCCGGACCATCAACTGAAAAACTTGACTGAAATAACTAAAATTGCAGGTATTTAATGCCCCATTTTGAAACATCCGACGGCCTGACGCTTTATTATTCTGACGAAGGCCAGGGAATTCCCATTCTTTGCCTTGCCGGATTAACCAGAAACTCTAGTGATTTCAGTTATATAAATGGAAAACTGGGCGAAGTCCGTTTGTTAAAAATGGATTATCGTGGCCGTGGAAAATCTGATTGGGCCAAAGATTTCACCACCTATAACATCCCACGCGAAAGCCAAGATGCGCTGGAGCTTATGGATTTTCTGGGAATAAAGAAATTCGCAATTATCGGTACCTCCCGCGGCGGCCTCTGCGCCATCACCATCGGGGCCATGGCCCCGGATCGCCTGCTTGGCGTGGCGTTTAATGACATCGGCCCTGATCTAAATCTGGAGGGCTTAAAAGTCATCATGAATTACATCGGCCAAAACCCACCTTGGCAAACCATGGCGCAAGCCACAGAGGCAAGACACAGCGTCATGGCCGGTTTTGAAAACGTGCCGCAAAGTCGCTGGCGCGAAGAAGTCGAGAAGTTTTATCACCAAACAGAGAAAGGATTGGTGATCAACTATGACCCCAAATTGCGCGATAGCGTGCTGGCTGTACCTTTAGACTCTGCTCCAGATTTATGGCCTTTTTTCAAGGCACTATCGAACCTTCCTCTTGCGGTTTTACGCGGTGAAAATTCTGATTTGCTTGCGGCAGATACATTCCAAAAGATGCGCATTGCCTTGCCTCAAGCGATTATGGCCACCGTTAAAGATCGGGGTCACGTCCCGTTTTTGGACGAACCGGAATCCTTAGAAACCCTGCAAAACTGGGTCACACAGCTTGAGCAGGCCCCTCAAAATCAAGGCGCTTGATCAGAAGGTTGGGTTTGAAATACTTGGAAATACGGGGGCTCTATGACACGTTTCACCATCGCATCATTTAATGTCAAAAACCTGATTGGCGCAGACAAAGAATACTACAAATTTCAGTCTTACACCCCAGAGGAATACGCTTGGAAAGTGGACTGGATGGCCGATCAATTGTTGGCGATGGATGCCGATGTGATCGGATTTCAAGAAGTTTTTGAAGAAAAAGCGTTGCGCGAGGTGTTGCGCGAAGCCGAAACCCGAGGCAACGAGCTAAACGCCGCAGTCATCCCCCCAAAAAATAAACGATATCATCGGAAAGCCATCTTCAAAAAGCTTGGGTTTTCAGGCTACAAAGACGCCGCTTTGGCCTTTGCTGCAAACACCAATGATACGGCAACACCCGGCCAACGGCGACCCGGAGTGGCGATCCTGAGCCGCTATGGGTTTTCTGGGGCACCCGAAATCATTCAAGACCTTGATGAACCAGTGAAAATTCCACTTAAGGAACTAGGTGGGGAAAGCGCCGGATACTTTGAAATCAAAAGGCTTTCGCGCCCCATCCTAAAGGCGAAGGTGCCAATTGATGGCCAAGACATTACGGTTTTTACCTGCCATCTGAAATCAAAACTCGGAGAATTTATCACGCCTGCGGGTGCCGCGTTTGCTGTCGAAGCGGACCTGAACAAATATGACCCCATGGGCCGCGCAATGGGTGCCATGCGCGCTGCAATTCGGCGTATGGCCGAAGCTTGGGTGTTGCGCCGCGAGATTGTTGCAGAGTTGCGGGCCGGCAATCCCGTGATCGTGACTGGCGATTTTAATGACGGAGAACATGCGGTTAGCTCTGAAATCATTTCTGGGGAAGTACCCTTTAAGAACTATGCTTGGATGCTGCGCCATGATGCCCAATCCCCGCGCGACCGGTATAGCGCTGAACAGGATCTCGCCATTCGGAAAAATATGCAGGAGATGCGCCTTACATCGGCGGAAAAGCTGTTTGTTCGTAAAAGTTTACGTGATGTCGTATATACAACGGCTTTTGGCGGTGTGTATGAAAGCATTGATCAAATTTATTTGTCTCATCATTTTCATCCAGACAATTCCAAAAAACTTGGAGAAATGGAATATTTCAGCGTTCTCAACGACCATTTGACAGACGGCAGCCACCCCGAAGCACCTTACAACAAACTGGCCAGCGACCATGGACAGATCATGGCACATTTGCGTTTGGGGTTGGAGAATGACTGACGCAAAGAATTTCGTGATGTTGAATGCGACGATGCGCGGGCCAGATGACGCGCCACCAATTGTTTTTCTACACACCATCGGTACTGATGCTGGCATTTGGTCTGATGTTTTAGATTTGTTGCCAACAGAATTGCGTTTGATATGCCTTGATCTTCGGGGACATGGCCAGACCGATTGCCCTCCCCCACCCTATGGCATGGGTGCTCTCATCAAAGATGTCGAAGTAATGCTAGATCATCTAAATATCAAAGACTGCATTCTTGTTGGTCTGGGATTGGGCGGATTGATCGCGCAGGGATTGGCGATCAAAAGACTTGATCAAGTGCGCGCTTTGGTTCTGTCTGGAAGCGCTGTAAAAATTGGTTTTGCCCCACATTGGGAGGCCGACATAGCAGAAACGATGGACAACGGTACCATGCATATTTGTGAAAAAATGATGCGCGCGTGGTTCAGCCGCAAAGCACATGAAACAGACGCCCGCCTCGCGCACCAATCTCTGTTTCTTGCAACCCCCACAAATGCCTTGCTAGGCGCAATGCACGCGATCAAGGGGGCCGACTTTTATACACCAACCAGCGGCCTGCGATTGCCAACACTAGGAATTTCCGGCAGCGAAGATGGTATGGTTCCGCCTGATCTTATGCGCGAAACTCTGGCGCTTATTCCGGCCTCGGAATTCAAAATTATCCGCAAGGCCGGACATCTAAGCTGTGTTGATCAACCCGAAATCTTTGCGCATCACATCACTGAATTTGCCCAACGCATTGGCCACGCTTGATATACGCTTTGCCTAGGCTACGACTTGCGTTATCCGGATTGGGAAAAACTCTCTGAGGACACAATGGCCGCATCAATTTTTGAAAGTCCACTCCTTTCCAAGCGCTATCCGACGGGCGAAACAGGACGTCTCTTTACCGACGCAGCAGAGGTTCGCGCCTTGCTTTTGGTCGCTGGGACGCTCGCCAAGGTACAAGGAAAATTGGGGCATATCCCTGAAGATTCAGCCTTTTTTATCCATCGGGCTGCGATGGAAGTGCAAATAGATCCAGCCGGATTGGCCGTAGACATCGCAAAATCTGGGGAAATCGTCACTGCGCTGCGTGATGCCTTTGCCAGGGCTTTGGAGGCACCTGAACATAGCGGTTATATCCTAAACGGGATGGCATCACAGAACGTGATAGATACGGCGATTGCACTTCGATTGCGTCAGTTTCTTAGCATCAGTGAAAAGGCGCTTACAAATCACATGTTGCCCGAGGCAGACGTCTTGCTTGCAGAGCTCATGGAAGTTCGCAAAAACGTGGTTTCCATTGCTTTTGACGCCAAAGGCCCAGAGCAAAATGCGACCAGATCTGCATTGGCCAAAGCGCTGCGTTTGGGTACGGTCGAAATTGCAGATAGATCTGGCGTGCTAAGCTGCGCCAACTGGGCCGTACGAGTTTGCGGCTTGCTGGCCAAGCAAAAGGGTGCAGAATTCGCGCAACTTGCGCAACTGACAGCGCTTGCATCTGCGTTATATGACGCTTTGGAGACTGATCATGCGAAAATGGTTTCGCCTTGCCTCGCACAAATTTGCCTATGTGCTGCTGCTGCCTTAGAAATTTCAAAACCATAGACATTTCTGTTCCATTGTTACCGCAGTTCCTCAGCGATGACTGCATTGCTGAATTACCAGTTCGGGAAAAGCCAAATGACCTCGCGCTTGCCAATTGTATTTATTATTTTGACAGTCGTGATCGATGCGATGGGGATCGGCTTGATCATGCCGGTGATGCCTGACCTTATTGGCGAAGTCCAAGGCGGTGACATCGCAAATGCCGCGATCTGGGGGGGACTACTGACCACCGCTTTTGCTGCGATGCAATTTCTATTCAGCCCATTGATTGGCAATCTGTCAGACCGCTATGGGCGTCGACCAATCTTGTTGACTTCTTTGGTCATAATGACAGCAGATTACTTGGTCATGGCGACAGCTGGTACGATCTGGTTATTGCTAGCCGGGCGGATTGTTGGGGGCATAACTGCAGCGACGCATTCCACGGCTTCGGCCTTTATGGCAGATATCAGCGCCCCAGAAGAAAAGGCAAAAAACTTTGGCTTGATAGGCGCGGGATTTGGCATCGGATTTGTTTTGGGCCCCGTCATTGGCGGCCTTTTGGCCAGCTATGGAACACGCGCCCCATTTTATGCTGCCGCCGCATTGGCTGCGATGAACGGTTTCTTGGGATGGTTGGTGTTAAAAGAAACGGTAACCGACCAAATACGGCGCCCTTTCACCTGGGCACGCGCTAATCCGCTTGGCGCATTTTCTGCAGTGACTAAAATGCCGGGCTTGACCGCGCTTTTGCTGGTTTTCTTTTTCTATCAGGTTTCAAGTTTCGTGTACCCGGTCACCTGGCCGTATTTCACCACAGAGCGTTTTGGTTGGGGGCCTGGCATGATCGGCGTGTCACTTGCCGTTTTTGGCGTTTTCTTTGCGATTGTTCAGGGCGTTTTGGTGCAGCCATCCATCAAGCATTTGGGCCACCGAGGAACGGTGATTGCAGGGCTTTCGATCGAAGTGATCATGTTGATATTTATGGGGTTTGTATCGTCTGGCATGTTTGCGCTTGGTTTTACGCCATTCGCTGCATTGGCCGCCATCGGCGTTCCTGCATTGCAAGGCATCATGTCGCGGCGCATCCCAGATGACGCACAGGGTGAATTGCAGGGCGTTTTGGCATCAGTAACCTCTGTGGCGATGATATTCTCACCCTTGCTGATGACGCAAACCTTTGCTTATTTTTCCGCTCCAAACGCGCCAATCTACTTGCCTGGTGCTGCTTTTTTGCTGTCTGCAATCTTGATGGTCGTCTCACTGATGATTTTTATTGGGCGCAAACGCAAGCCTGCAGCAAAGGTGTACTAACGCCTGTCATGGATCTCGCACTTAGAGATTTGACGTGTTAATAAATACCAAAATAACAAGGCTCCGTCACAGATCATGCAGAATGCAGCAATTTCCACAGAGGCTATGGCAAGCAACGCAGAGGCCGCCGCCGCTTATTTGAAAACCTTGGCGCATGGCGGTCGCTTGATGATACTTTGCCACCTAAGTTCAGGCGAAAAATCGGTTAGTGAGCTCGAAGCACTCTTGGATGTGCGACAAGCCGCGGTCAGTCAGATGCTCGCGCGATTGCGTGAAGACGGACTTGTGGCGACGCGGCGCGATGGCAAGGCAGTCTTTTATACGCTTGCGGACCCAAATACAGCCCAAGTCATTGGTTTACTTTATCAATTGTTTTGTGCGCCTGCCCAGGACTAACAACAGCTTATGAGCGACTTCCCGCAGCAATTCCAAAACTGGTTTCGCTCTAAAGGCTGGGAAATACACCCGCATCAACGTGAGATGTTGCAAAGGCACAATGACCCTGCCCTTTTGTTGATCGCGCCAACCGGAGGGGGCAAAACACTTGCAGGCTTTTTGCCAACACTTGTTGATCTATCGGCAACCCCGCATGCCGGAATGCACACGCTGTATGTCTCGCCATTAAAAGCCCTCGCGACCGATATTAAACGAAATCTGCGCAAACCTGTCGAAGAAATGGGGCTTGATGTGCGCATAGAGGATCGCACCGGTGATACGTCAAATTTTCACAAGAAAAGACAGCGCGCCGACCCACCTCATATCTTGCTGACAACACCTGAAAGCCTGGCACTATTGATCAGCTATCCTGATGCAGCCCGAACATTTGCAGGGCTTAAGCGGGTGATTGTTGACGAAATACATGCACTTGCAGAAAGCAAACGTGGCGATCAACTGATGTTGGCACTTTCGCGCCTTCAAAGTCTTTGCCCCGAGCTGAAGCGCGTTGGCTTGTCCGCCACCGTAGATGATCCCGAAGAGATCGCGTATTTGCTCGCAAAAAACCCCGATCCCTGCCCCATCTTGCACGCAGACCCCGGGCCTGCGCCCGACATTCAGATGTTGACGACTTTAGAGGCACCGCCTTGGTCAGGAGGCGGTGCAGCCTATGCGATTCCAGCGGTTTTGGAACAGATCAAGAAACACAAAACGACATTGGTGTTTCACAACACACGCGCGCAGGCGGAAATATTTTTTCACAAGCTTTGGTTGGCAAATGATGAAAGCTTACCCATTGGCATCCATCACGGCAGCCTAGACCGCACACAACGCGAACGGGTTGAAGCCGCAATGGTACGCGGTGAGCTGCGGGCTATTGTCTGCACTGGCAGCCTTGATCTTGGCATCGACTGGGGCGACGTTGATTTGGTTATCCAGATTGGCGCACCAAAGAACGTAAAGCGGCTGGTTCAGCGGATCGGGCGCGCCAATCACCGCTATAACGCCCCGTCCAAGGCGCTGCTGGTGCCCGCGAACCGATTTGAAGTTGTTGAGTGTGTGGCAGCGCTAGGGGCCGTCTATGCCCACGACCTTGACGGGGAAACCCGAGCGGCTGGACCGCGTGATGTGTTGTGCCAGCATATTCTGCTTTGCGCATCCTCTGGACCGTTTGATGCTGATGCACTGTTTCTTGAAGTGACCTCCGCTGGAGCCTTTCGCACATTAACGCGCGATGAATTTGACGCATGTTTGCAATTCTGTGCAACAGGTGGCTACGCGTTAAAGGCCTATGATCAATGGCAACGATTGCAATTGCAATCTGGCGGAAGTTGGCAACTGCGAGATCCACGTCTCGCGGCGAAAATCAGGATGAATGCGGGAACTATTCAGGACAGTGACCTATTAAAAGTGCGTATGAAACGTGCCCGCGGGGGCAAGCTCCTTGGCGAAATTGAAGAGAATTTTGCAGCTTCATTGACCCAAGGAGACACTTTTTTGATTGGTGGCCAAATCGTTCGGTATGAAGGGTTGCGGGAGCTGACAGTTGAAGTTTCAAAAACACCCGGACGAAAACCGAAAATTGCGGTTTTTTCCGGCACCAAATTTGCTACATCTACGCAACTATCAAACCGGATTTTGCAGCTGTTTCAAAACAAAACATGGCCCGGCTTGCCACAGCACACCGTGGATTGGTTGGAGCTGCAGCGTAAGACCTCTCAGCTGCCGCAACCAAATCGCCTGCTCATTGAAAGCTTCCCCCATGATGGGCGTCATCATATTTGTGTATACGGGTTTGCCGGCCGCAATGCCCAACAAACACTTGGACTTTTGCTGACCAAGCGCATGGAAGAGCTGGGGCTGGCCCCAATGGGGTTTGTCGCCACCGACTATGCCACGTTGATCTGGGGACTGGACGCTGTCACCGACCCTACGCCCCTCTTTGAAAGGCAGTATTTGCGCGATGGGCTGGATGGCTGGCTGTCACAAAATGCGCTTATGAAACGCAGCTTTCGCGGAGCAGCGACCATTGCCGGTCTGATCGAGCGAAACAACCTGGGAAAGCGTAAATCAGGCAGGCAAGCGACGTTCTCTAGTGACATATTGTATGACACCTTACTCAAATATGATCCCGATCATCTGTTGATGCAGATCACACGTGACGAAGCAATGCGCGGGTTGGTGGACTTTTCTCGTATCGAGGAAATGCTGGATCGTGTTGAGGGGCGCATTGACTTGGTGTTATTGGACAGAGTTTCCCCCTTGGCTGCGCCCCTATTTTTGGAAATGGGCAAAGTGTCGGTGTCCGGCGGGGCCGAGGAACGCTTGTTGCAGGAAGAAGAGGCCGCGATTATGCAAGCTGCCGGTTTGGAACAAAGCTGACATTTAGCGGTTGATTGGCCTTTAGAATCACGCCACCAATTGGCTATGAACTTTTTGGATTTCACCCTAGCCGGTACCCAGCTTACAGCGCTTGGATCTGGTGCGCTTTGGTGGCGCGCAAAGAATTTGCTCTGTGTCTCTGATTTGCATCTTGGTAAGTCCGAAAGGATCGCACGCAATGGCGGTTCTATTTTGCCCCCATATGACACGCGCGACACGTTAATTCGGCTGGAAAATGACATCCGACAAACCGCTGCAGAAACCGTAATTTGTTTGGGTGATAGCTTTGATGACTTACAGGTGCTGGATGCCCTGCCAGAGGCCGAAAGCAATTGGATCAATCGCATGCAGGCTGGTCTGCGTTGGGTTTGGATCGAAGGCAACCATGATCCTGGACCTATCGAATTGCCGGGGGCGCATTTAGCAGAGTTGCCTTTACCACCCTTAGCGTTTCGCCATATTGCAGACCCGCGACAAAGCGGCGAAATCTCTGGGCACTATCACCCCAAAGTACGGGTACAAACGCGTCTACGCGGCATTTCGCGACCGGCATTTTTGTTTGATTCTGACCGTGTCATTATGCCTGCATATGGCACCTACACCGGCGGATTGCGCAGCACTGACAAGGCGCTCAGAGCGTTGATGCGCCCCGAAGCCATGGCAATTGTCACAGGGCAAACACCCCGAGTGGTCGCACTTCCCGGTTAAGGGAATTGACCATCGGCGCGAGGTGCCTCGCGACGATAAGGTTTGCCTGATTGGAACGCCCTAAGATCAGGCTGTCAGCCCTTCTGGCTCTGCAAGCCCATTGGCCCGGCTACAGGCCG is a window of Cognatishimia sp. WU-CL00825 DNA encoding:
- a CDS encoding ligase-associated DNA damage response DEXH box helicase → MSDFPQQFQNWFRSKGWEIHPHQREMLQRHNDPALLLIAPTGGGKTLAGFLPTLVDLSATPHAGMHTLYVSPLKALATDIKRNLRKPVEEMGLDVRIEDRTGDTSNFHKKRQRADPPHILLTTPESLALLISYPDAARTFAGLKRVIVDEIHALAESKRGDQLMLALSRLQSLCPELKRVGLSATVDDPEEIAYLLAKNPDPCPILHADPGPAPDIQMLTTLEAPPWSGGGAAYAIPAVLEQIKKHKTTLVFHNTRAQAEIFFHKLWLANDESLPIGIHHGSLDRTQRERVEAAMVRGELRAIVCTGSLDLGIDWGDVDLVIQIGAPKNVKRLVQRIGRANHRYNAPSKALLVPANRFEVVECVAALGAVYAHDLDGETRAAGPRDVLCQHILLCASSGPFDADALFLEVTSAGAFRTLTRDEFDACLQFCATGGYALKAYDQWQRLQLQSGGSWQLRDPRLAAKIRMNAGTIQDSDLLKVRMKRARGGKLLGEIEENFAASLTQGDTFLIGGQIVRYEGLRELTVEVSKTPGRKPKIAVFSGTKFATSTQLSNRILQLFQNKTWPGLPQHTVDWLELQRKTSQLPQPNRLLIESFPHDGRHHICVYGFAGRNAQQTLGLLLTKRMEELGLAPMGFVATDYATLIWGLDAVTDPTPLFERQYLRDGLDGWLSQNALMKRSFRGAATIAGLIERNNLGKRKSGRQATFSSDILYDTLLKYDPDHLLMQITRDEAMRGLVDFSRIEEMLDRVEGRIDLVLLDRVSPLAAPLFLEMGKVSVSGGAEERLLQEEEAAIMQAAGLEQS
- the pdeM gene encoding ligase-associated DNA damage response endonuclease PdeM, giving the protein MNFLDFTLAGTQLTALGSGALWWRAKNLLCVSDLHLGKSERIARNGGSILPPYDTRDTLIRLENDIRQTAAETVICLGDSFDDLQVLDALPEAESNWINRMQAGLRWVWIEGNHDPGPIELPGAHLAELPLPPLAFRHIADPRQSGEISGHYHPKVRVQTRLRGISRPAFLFDSDRVIMPAYGTYTGGLRSTDKALRALMRPEAMAIVTGQTPRVVALPG